Proteins encoded in a region of the Dreissena polymorpha isolate Duluth1 chromosome 6, UMN_Dpol_1.0, whole genome shotgun sequence genome:
- the LOC127834596 gene encoding peptidyl-prolyl cis-trans isomerase NIMA-interacting 4-like has product MPKNKGGGGAKGGKSKGADGDDEAGSKQPKGGTAVKVRHILCEKQSKALEAIEKLKSGMKFNEVAATYSEDKARSGGDLGWMTRGSMVGPFQEAAFALPNSTINQPVYTDPPVKTKFGYHVIMVEGKK; this is encoded by the exons ATGCCAAAAAATAAAGGAGGCGGGGGAGCAAAAGGAGGGAAGAGCAAGGGAGCTGACGGTGACGATGAAGCTGGGAGTAAACAGCCAAAAGGAGGAACTGCCGTTAAA GTTAGGCATATTCTGTGTGAGAAGCAGTCTAAAGCATTAGAGGCTATAGAGAAGCTGAAGAGTGGCATGAAATTTAATGAAGTTGCAGCCACATACAGTGAAGACAAGGCCAGATCAGGG GGCGACCTTGGCTGGATGACTCGAGGCAGCATGGTCGGTCCGTTCCAGGAAGCTGCTTTCGCCCTTCCCAACAGCACCATCAACCAGCCAGTGTACACCGACCCACCTGTCAAAACAAAGTTCGGTTACCATGTCATTATGGTGGAAGGAAAAAAATGA